The following are encoded in a window of Callithrix jacchus isolate 240 chromosome 9, calJac240_pri, whole genome shotgun sequence genomic DNA:
- the RAD51AP1 gene encoding RAD51-associated protein 1 isoform X2, protein MVRPVRHKKPVNYSQFDNSDSDGAEEHVNSKTEAMNKSPHISNCSVASDYLDLDKITVEDDVGGVQGKRKAASKAAVQQRKILLEGSDGDSANDTEPDFASGGDSEDDSDFGESEDKDEEFSMRKSKVKEIKKKEVKVKSPVEKKEKKSKSKCNALVTSIDSAPAAVKSESHSSPKKDSLSSDVTRKPLQICSPSAENKRPKWVPPAASGGSRNSSSPLAVVSVKSPNQSLRLGLSRLARVKPLHPNATSS, encoded by the exons ACATAAGAAACCAGTCAATTACTCACAGTTTGACAACTCTGACAGTGATG GTGCTGAAGAACATGTCAATAGTAAAACAGAAGCAATGAATAAGTCTCCTCATATCTCTAATTGCAGTGTAGCCAGTGATTATTTAG ATTTGGATAAGATTACTGTGGAAGATGATGTTGGTGGTgttcaagggaaaagaaaagcagcatCTAAAGCTGCAGTACAGCAGAGGAAGATTCTTCTGGAAGGCAGTGATGGTGATAGTGCTAATGACACTGAACCAGACTTTGCATCTG GTGGAGATTCTGAGGATGATTCTGATTTTGGTGAGAGCGAGGATAAGGATGAAGAATTCTCTATGAGAAAAAGTaaagttaaagaaattaaaaagaaagaagtgaaggtAAAATCCCcagtagaaaagaaagagaagaaatctaAATCCAAATGTAATGCTTTGG tgaCTTCGATAGACTCTGCTCCAGCTGCTGTCAAATCAGAATCTCATTCCTCGCCAAAAAAGGATTCTCTTTCTTCAGATGTCACTAGGAAACCATTACAAATATGCAGTCCTTCAGCTGAAAATAAGAGACCTAAATGGGTCCCACCAG CGGCATCTGGAGGTAGCAGAAATAGCAGCAGCCCACTGGCAGTAGTGTCTGTGAAGTCTCCGAATCAGAGTCTCCGTCTTGGCTTGTCCAGATTAGCACGAGTTAAACCTTTGCATCCGAATGCCACTAGCAGCTGA
- the RAD51AP1 gene encoding RAD51-associated protein 1 isoform X1 codes for MVRPVRHKKPVNYSQFDNSDSDDDFVSATVPLNKKSKTTPKELKQDKPKPNLNNLQKEEIPVREKTPKKRMALDDKLSQRAFALALSVKESPTVTTNVQKSQDKSAEEHVNSKTEAMNKSPHISNCSVASDYLDLDKITVEDDVGGVQGKRKAASKAAVQQRKILLEGSDGDSANDTEPDFASGGDSEDDSDFGESEDKDEEFSMRKSKVKEIKKKEVKVKSPVEKKEKKSKSKCNALVTSIDSAPAAVKSESHSSPKKDSLSSDVTRKPLQICSPSAENKRPKWVPPAASGGSRNSSSPLAVVSVKSPNQSLRLGLSRLARVKPLHPNATSS; via the exons ACATAAGAAACCAGTCAATTACTCACAGTTTGACAACTCTGACAGTGATG ATGATTTTGTTTCTGCAACTGTACCTTTAAACAAGAAATCCAAAACAACACCTAAGGAGTTAAAACAAGATAAACCAAAACCTAACTTGAACAATCTCCAGAAAGAAGAAATCCCAGTACGAGAGAAAACCCCTAAAAAAAG GATGGCTTTAGATGACAAGCTCTCCCAGAGAGCTTTTGCACTAGCTTTATCAGTGAAGGAATCTCCAACAGTCACCACTAATGTGCAGAAGTCTCAAGATAAAA GTGCTGAAGAACATGTCAATAGTAAAACAGAAGCAATGAATAAGTCTCCTCATATCTCTAATTGCAGTGTAGCCAGTGATTATTTAG ATTTGGATAAGATTACTGTGGAAGATGATGTTGGTGGTgttcaagggaaaagaaaagcagcatCTAAAGCTGCAGTACAGCAGAGGAAGATTCTTCTGGAAGGCAGTGATGGTGATAGTGCTAATGACACTGAACCAGACTTTGCATCTG GTGGAGATTCTGAGGATGATTCTGATTTTGGTGAGAGCGAGGATAAGGATGAAGAATTCTCTATGAGAAAAAGTaaagttaaagaaattaaaaagaaagaagtgaaggtAAAATCCCcagtagaaaagaaagagaagaaatctaAATCCAAATGTAATGCTTTGG tgaCTTCGATAGACTCTGCTCCAGCTGCTGTCAAATCAGAATCTCATTCCTCGCCAAAAAAGGATTCTCTTTCTTCAGATGTCACTAGGAAACCATTACAAATATGCAGTCCTTCAGCTGAAAATAAGAGACCTAAATGGGTCCCACCAG CGGCATCTGGAGGTAGCAGAAATAGCAGCAGCCCACTGGCAGTAGTGTCTGTGAAGTCTCCGAATCAGAGTCTCCGTCTTGGCTTGTCCAGATTAGCACGAGTTAAACCTTTGCATCCGAATGCCACTAGCAGCTGA